The following are encoded together in the Brassica napus cultivar Da-Ae chromosome A9, Da-Ae, whole genome shotgun sequence genome:
- the LOC106366578 gene encoding uncharacterized protein LOC106366578, which produces MEALIHHFTLLSDQALVDKTFDPATIEDLMRLFEVDSYKAWAALEAEQQQELEAAEESIREAEAELDRDMEWGMEEYRRTLEEMERMEAAELKELEEKAETARRTGSLLEKAATIAAKRHIAAAMGSAAASMRSAWKTASGNKVHPS; this is translated from the exons ATGGAAGCCCTGATTCACCACTTCACTCTCCTCTCCGACCAAGCCCTTGTCGACAAAACATTCGACCCTGCCACGATCGAAGACCTCATGCGTCTCTTCGAAGTCGATTCCTACAAGGCTTGGGCAGCTCTCGAAGCCGAGCAACAACAAGAGCTCGAAGCCGCTGAAGAATCTATCCGCGAAGCCGAAGCTGAACTCGATCG GGATATGGAGTGGGGGATGGAGGAGTACAGGCGGACGTTGGAGGAGATGGAGAGGATGGAGGCGGCGGAGCTTAAAGAGCTTGAGGAGAAGGCGGAGACTGCTCGGAGAACGGGGAGTTTATTGGAGAAAGCTGCTACCATCGCCGCGAAAAGGCATATTGCGGCGGCGATGGGATCagctgctgcgtcgatgagaTCTGCGTGGAAGACTGCATCTGGGAACAAAGTTCATCCTTCTTGA
- the LOC106365461 gene encoding agamous-like MADS-box protein AGL97 — protein MKTIYISVCIIRFHCCNINMGGTKRKIKIEEIEKKTVKSVAFTKRRNGLFRKAAELCLLSSSAQIAILATPPSTNSHAAFYSFGHSSVDHVVSSLLNDRCPLPTEQENNSRLGFWWEDEGFNRSENIDELKEATDAVSRMLNNLRLRLDALKSNQSGGALVIHQEEVLHICDTETNNNEEMTNQITRLEGASGILVENVEDSLPNDGIFGDAKIDTL, from the coding sequence ATGAAAACAATCTATATCTCTGTCTGCATAATTCGTTTTCATTGTTGCAACATCAATATGGGAGGCACAAAACGTAAAATAAAGATTGAGGAGATCGAAAAGAAGACAGTGAAATCGGTTGCTTTCACGAAACGACGTAACGGTCTCTTCCGCAAAGCTGCTGAGCTCTgtcttctctcttcctctgcTCAAATCGCAATCTTAGCGACTCCTCCTTCTACCAATTCTCACGCTGCTTTCTACTCCTTTGGCCACTCCTCTGTCGACCACGTTGTTTCCTCTCTGCTCAACGATAGGTGTCCTCTTCCGACAGAACAAGAGAACAACTCAAGATTAGGGTTTTGGTGGGAAGACGAAGGGTTTAACAGATCGGAGAACATAGATGAATTAAAAGAAGCTACTGACGCGGTTTCTAGGATGTTGAACAATTTAAGGCTACGATTAGATGCTTTGAAGAGTAATCAAAGTGGTGGAGCTTTAGTGATCCATCAAGAGGAAGTTCTTCACATTTGTGACACCGAGACAAACAACAACGAAGAGATGACGAATCAAATTACTAGACTTGAAGGAGCTTCTGGAATTTTGGTAGAGAATGTGGAGGATAGTCTACCTAATGATGGGATTTTTGGTGATGCCAAGATTGATACACTTTAA